In bacterium BMS3Abin02, the genomic stretch TTGATGATCTCGTCGAGACCCACCGGCCCGGATCGGCGTCTTCGGAGGAATCGAGTTGTGCGTCCGGCGCATGACACCGAGTTAGGCTGCTGGACGTGAAAGCTGTTGTCATCGGAGCGGGGCTCGGCGGACTGAGCGCCGCTGCCCACCTGGCACGAGCGGGCATCGATGTGACCGTCCTCGAGCACCACTCGGTCCCCGGCGGCTACGCCCACGAATTCAAGCGTGGCGACTTCCGCTTCGACGTGGCGCTCCATGCCCTGGACGGTGCCGGTCCGGGAGGATGGCTGTATCCGATCCTGGACGAACTCGGAATCGATCTTGCGATGACGAGACTCGACCCTCTCTACCGGGCACGGTATCCAGACATCGACATCCTCGTGCCGGCCGATCTGACCGAGTACCGGGCGCAGCTCGAGTCTCTGTTCCCTCTCGAGCGTGAGGGAATCCGAAGTCTGATCGGGGCACTCAGGCGGGTCTCCCACGACGTTGGCCTCTACACGGTCGACCGTCGACAGGGGACGCGCCCGGCGCCCTCAGAGATACCGGCCCGCTATCCGGCCATGGCAAACGCGTTCTCCCGAACATGGTCTGAACTCCTCGGAAGCCACATCGGTGACGCGAGGCTCAGGACGCTCTTCTCCACGCTGTGGGGCTATCTCGGCCTGCCACCGAGTCGGGTGAGTGCCGGACTCTTCGCCCTCGCATGGACCAGCTACCACGTCGGCGGCGGCTACTACCCGGCCGGAGGAAGCCAGGCGCTCAGCCGCGCCTTCGCAGATGTCGTCACCCGACACGCAGGGGAGATCCTCTACCGCCAGACAGTGAATGGGATCACGGTACGAGACGGTACCGCCGTCGCCGTGACCACGGAGCGCGGCCTGACGGTGGATGCGGACGTCGTCATCTCGAACGCCAGCCCCGTCGACACGATGCGTTTCCTCGGCACGGACACGCTTCCAGATCACTATGTGGAACGTCGGCGCGCCGATGTGCCCTCCTTGTCCACACTCGTCCTGTACTTGGGGCTCGACCGTGACATCGGTGCCGAGGGGTGGAAAGGCCATGAGGTCTTCGTTTCAGATACCTTCGATACCGACGCCGACTACAAGGCCGCGATCTCCGGAGACTTCGCGAACGCATCCATGGTGATTGCGGACTACACGCACACCGATCCTGGATGTGCACCGGCAGGCAAGAGTGCCCTGGTGATCCTGACATTGGCACCGTGGGGGTATGCGGATACCTGGGGTACCCACGGAGATCTGGACGGATACCGGCGAAATCCTCGATACCGGGCATTGAAGGGCGCAGCCGGTCAGACTCTGCTCAGGCGTGCGGAACGGCTCATCCCCGGCCTGCAGGACTCCATCGAGGTGATGGAGGTGGCGACGCCACTGACCAATCATCGCTACGGGTTGGCGACACACGGCTCCATCTACGGTCGTGAGCAGACGGTGGACAACCTGCTGGTCCGTATTTCCCCCAAGATGCCGATCCCCAACGTGTTCCTGGCCGGGGCCTGGGTCGGTGGGGGAGGGATGAGCGCCGCGATCGGGTCGGGGAGAACCGCAGCCAAGATCGTCCTGTCCCGGTTCGGGTGAACGTCACGGTTCTGAAGACTCGACCAGCTCGTCCTGTTCGTCGAGAAGTGGCACTCGGACGTCCCACCCGAGCTCGGATCGGATGCGCACTCGCAGTGCCTCTGCCGCGTCCGGCTCACCGTGGGTGATGAAGGTCCGCTTTGGCGGGCGTTCGAAGCTCCGGAGCCATTGCATGATCTCGTCGGCATCGGCGTGAGCCGACAGGCCGCCGATGCGTTCGACCCGGCAGCGGATGGGTATCCACTCGCCGTGGATCTTCACCTTCTTCTCGCCATCGAGAATCCTGCGTCCACGGGTTCCTCCGGCTTGATACCCGACGAACACGAGCGTGTTTCGCTCGTCGGGGGCGATGAACCTGAGGTGGTGAAGAACCCGCCCGCCGGTGAGCATGCCTGAGGCCGAGACGATCACCCCCGGACCTTCCAGGTGGTTCAGCTCCTTCGACTCATCGACGGACCGCACCATGTGCACATCCCGTTCCAGGCCTTCGAGTTGGTCGAGCGTAAGGCGGTGGTCCTGCGGGTACTCGAGGTAGAGATCGGTGGTCTTGACGGCCATGGGACTGTTGAGATAGACGGGTATTCTCGGGATCCTGCCCGCTTCCATGAGGGTGTAGATGGCATACAGCACGGCCTGGGCCCGTCCTACCGCGAACGAGGGAATGAGGACGACGCCTTTGCGTGCGACTGTGCCGTTGATGATCGTCTCGAGGCGCGATGCTGCATCCTCGTGCTCGTGGATCCGGTCACCATAGGTCGATTCACACACCAGGAAGTCGGTGTCCAGCCCTGTTCGCGGCGCGGACATGACTGGATCGTTCGGCCTGCCGAGATCGCCGCTGAACGTCAGAGTCGTCTCACCAGACTCGATCCGAACGATCGATGCTCCAAGGATGTGTCCGTCGGGAAGGAAGCTGAACGACAGGTCTTCGTCAAAACGGTGACGTGTGTCGAAGTCGAGCGGCCGAAAGCTGCCGAGTGCTGCGAGCGCGTCGGCTTCGGTGTAGAGAGGGAGCGCGGGCTCGTGTTTCGAGAACTTCTTCTTGTTGGCGTACTCGGCGTCTTCCTCTTGGATGTGTCCGCTGTCCGGCAGGAGAATTGCAGCGAGATCGATGGTCGCGGGTGTGGCAAACACGGGACCGGAGAACCCGTGCTTGATCAGAAGGGGGAGGTACCCGCTGTGATCGAGGTGGGCGTGCGTGAGCACGACCGCATCCAGCGATACGGGGTCGATGGGCAGGGGAGCCCAGTTGCGTTCCCGCAAGTTCTTGTAGCCCTGGAAGAGGCCACAGTCGACGAGAACTCGCTTGCTTTCTGCCGTGACGAGGTACTTGGAGCCGGTGACGGTGCCTGTCGCGCCGAGGAACTGGATGTTCATGGTAGGGAGGCTAGCGCCGCGCCAGGAGAACCTCTTCGGCCGCCTCGCCCTCGTCCCCTTCCTGTCCGCTCGGTGGGGGAGCGCCCGCCGTCTCGGCCCGCCGGCCTCGCCATCGAAACACCGAAGGCTGCGAGGCCGGGCACCTGCGACGACCGTGTCAGCGTGTACGCTCGCCGACATGCAGTACACCAAACTCGGCTCATCCGGTCTTGAAGTCTCCCGCATCGCTCTGGGTTGCATGAGCTATGGGACCCCGTCATGGCGGCCGTGGGTGCTCGACGCAGAAGCCTCCAAGCCGTTCTTCCGACGTGCGGTCGAACTGGGCATCAACTTCTTCGATACCGCCGACATGTACTCTCTCGGCGTCGGCGAGGAGGTAACGGGCCGGTGGGTCCGAGAGTTCGCTCAGCTCGATGAGGTCGTCATTGCCACGAAGGTGTTCTTTCCGATGTCGGACAGGCCGAACATGGGAGGGTTGTCCCGCAAGCACATCGTGCAGGCCTGTGAGGCGAGCCTGCGGCGGCTGGGTGTGGACACGATCGACCTGTACCAGATCCACAGGTTCGATCCTCTCACTCCTCTCGAGGAGACTCTGGCCGCTCTCGATCATCTCGTTCATCAGGGCAAGGTGCGCTATCTCGGTGCGAGTTCCATGTATGCCTATCAACTGATGCGTGCCCTGACGCTGTCCGAGCGCCGGGGTTGGGCCAAGTTCGTCTCCATGCAGGATCACTACAACCTCGCTTATCGGGAGGAAGAGAGGGAGATGTTGCCCCTGTGCGAGGAGGAAGGTCTGGGAGTGATCCCGTGGTCTCCACTGGCAAGAGGGTTGCTCGCCAGGACCCGCCGCCCTGAAACGGAACCCGCGACTTCGAGGTCTGCCACCGATGTCCTCGACAGGATGTGGTATGGCAGCCCATCCGACCTCGAAGTCGTCGAAGCGGTACGGGAGGTGGCCGGCAGGCGCGGCGTGGCTCCCGCGACAATCGCTCTCGCATGGCTCCTCTCACGGCCTGCGGTGACCGCACCCATCATCGGTGCCACCAAGGTCTCCCACCTGGACGACGCGATCGCAGCCCTGGAGATCGACCTCGACGACGAGGAACACGCGGCCCTCGAGAAGCCATATCGCCCGCATGCCGTCATCGGCATGGAGTCTCCCAAGTCGGTCACGAATCCCCACTAGCGCGGAGGCGTGTTCCTGCGCACGTGGAGCCCGGACGTACGTGTCGCGCGCTCCTGGCCCTTGAAGAGATCGTGAGGCGAGCCGGTGGGGGAGTAGGACCATGGCGCAGACCCCTCGGTCACTTCATCGCATCCGCGGCGAACTGTTCGGGTTCTCAGTTGGAGAACACCCCGAGCCGAGATGCGGGGAACCGTTCGGCCCTTCAGGCTTCGACGTCTGACTCGGCCGGAACGAGTGAGATGACGGTGTCGCCCGGTGCTGCGTCGCGCAGCGGCCGCGTGTTGCCGCTTTCGATGACGAGTACTTTCCCGTTGAGTTTGACGACGAACAGCACCGCGGCAACACGGTCGCTCAGCACGCTCGTGTCCAGACCGTCGGCACCGTCACCAAGCTTGGTGCGGCGGATCTCCCCGCCGTTCTCGAGGAGATGGAGCAACGCGTTGTAGTTCCAGTCGGATCCGAAGAGCAGGCGGCCGCCCAAGTCCGATGCAGGGTTTGAGTCGATCCCGGTGTCTCGGCGCCGGGGCACGAGCTGGTATGTCTCGGCACCGCCAAAGGTACTCGCATAGCGGCCGGCGGCGAGGGTGTTGACATCGTCGTTCGGGGTCAGAGCCAGGAGTCGTCCGATGCCGGACAGATCGAGGTCGAGGTCCACGTCGCGGGCAAGGACGTTGCCGTAGTAGGTGCGCCGGCCTGCCATCGAGGCGTCGACATGGTCGTCGCGGTTGGTTGTGGCGAGTACGACCTCGACTCCCGAGTCGGCCAGAGCGTCGGCGATTGCCCGTTCCACAGGTCCTGCACCCAGGATCAGCGAACCCTCCTGGTGCCGCTCGGCCAGTCCGAGGCGGCGGGCAAGCGGACCCATGCCAAGCCCGTAGATGGTGACCGTGGCAACGATCACTGCAAAGACGAGCGGTGTGATCTCGTCGCCGCCTGGGATGCCCTCGCGTTGGAGCTCGAGCGCAAAGACGGATGCGATCGAGGCGGCCACGATACCGCGAGGAGCCACCCCGGCGAGAAGTACTCGCTCCTTCCACGGGAACCGCGACCGCCAGGTCGCGACCGCCACTGCCACAGGTCGGGCAACGAGCACCAGAGCGAGCACGAGAGCGACGGCCGCAGTCAGGTCGACCTGGAGCTGTTCGATCGAGAGCCGGGCGCTCAGAACGATGAACAGCACCCCGATCAGCAGCACCCTCAGCACTTCGGAGAACTGGAGTATTTGTTCCGTGCGGATCGTCTTGTGGTTGGCGAGGACCAACCCGAGCACGGTCGTGGCCAGCAGGCCGGACTCGGGGGCGAACAAATCGGCAACGATGAAGGCCAGGAGGGCCACACTGACACCGAACAGCGACAGCAGATGTTCGGGAACCCAGTGACGCCGGAGGGCAGGGATCGCACCCAGGGCCATGAGCCCACCGACGGCAACTCCCGCAAACACGAACTGGGCGACCTGGCTGATGACTTCGCCGGGCGTTGCGGCAACCCTGCCGACGAGGAACACCTCAAACGCCACAACGGCGACCAACGCCCCGATCGGGTCGATGAAGATGCTCTCCCACTTGAGAATCGAACCGACCGAGCGCCGCGGCCGGACATGGGTGAGGAGAGGCCCCACGACCGTCGGTCCAGAAACCACGAGAATCGACCCCAGCAGCACGGCAAGGCCGGGCTTGAGGTCAGTGAAGGCGAGGGCGGTCACCGCTCCGATCGTCCAGGTGATGAGCACGCCGACGGTCACCAGCAGCCACAACACCCGTTGTTGGCCCGCCATCTCCCTCATGCGAAGGCTGAGGCCTCCCTCGAAGAGAATGAGGCCGACCGCGATCGACACCGACGGCGTCAGCAGCTCTCCCATCAGGTCATCCGGGTTGATCAGCCCAAATGCGGGGCCGATGAGGAATCCCGTCAGGAGGAGCGGAAGAATCACGGGCACGCGGATGCGCTCTCCGAGCCATGTGACGGCGAAAGCGAGAACGACGATGCCACCCAACTGCACAATCGGATCGTCGAACACCAGCGGAGCCTTCCATGGGACGCCTTGTGGATGGGGATTCTAAGGGAGCGCGCGCTTTGCGCTCCACCCCGTGCACGATGACCAGGCATCCCGTGGTCTGTGTCACGGATTCACCCGAGCCCTCATGCAGGCCGCCTCGCCGCTGTTCTCGCTCGTCGGCACCTGCACGGCGATCGATGCGGCGCCTCGGCCACACCGTTCCCGAGGGTTGAATCATGCGTCCAGTGGTGGCTCGTCGCCCGGGAAATCGAGCACGATCGAGCCGGACAGGCTGATGCCGCGCCATGACACATCGGATCCTCCGTCGAGACCGGGAAACCCGGCCGCTTCATCCATCATCGGCGCCCTCGTCACCTCGACGCACGAAGGTCGGCAGTGGGAGAGCGTGGACTCGAGTGAGAGCCTGTCAGGTTCCAGGGGCCACACTCCCGGCCGGGGATGGGCAAAGCACGTAGAAACTGTCGACGCAAGCGCAACTTAACATAACGTGGATTATGGGCGTTTGGAGATTCTCGCAGCTTCCCTCGTCCGGACGCCATGCGCTCTCCAGACCCCGGCCGGACCAGGGCCGCCGGCAGCCTCGAGGCGGCAAGTTCCACGAACCTTCGACGCTTACCGGATACAGACAACGGGCGTCCTCGGCATGTAGTGGATTCCCAGAACGTCTCGAAGGCTACGACCATATCGCACCGCCCCGGATCCATGGCCCATCGCGAATCGCTCGTTGCCTTCTGCCGCCTTCTTCCGCCCGAACTCCACTTCGGGACACAAAGCGTCACGTGACGGATTAGGAGGCCGACACGTGTGCCGGCGTCCGAGGATCACCTGAAGTCGGCCGGGTAGCGCCGATGTGGAGATCGGCGGCCGCGCGCGTGGGTCTCAGACCTTCCGTCACCGGCATTTCGTACCGGCGGGCTCGAGGGACCGGCGCATGGTCCTGCACGTCCGGCGAAGCGCGCCATGGAGGGCTCAGGGATTTCCCAGACAGCGGGAATGGACGCCGCAATTCC encodes the following:
- the crtI_2 gene encoding phytoene desaturase, producing MKAVVIGAGLGGLSAAAHLARAGIDVTVLEHHSVPGGYAHEFKRGDFRFDVALHALDGAGPGGWLYPILDELGIDLAMTRLDPLYRARYPDIDILVPADLTEYRAQLESLFPLEREGIRSLIGALRRVSHDVGLYTVDRRQGTRPAPSEIPARYPAMANAFSRTWSELLGSHIGDARLRTLFSTLWGYLGLPPSRVSAGLFALAWTSYHVGGGYYPAGGSQALSRAFADVVTRHAGEILYRQTVNGITVRDGTAVAVTTERGLTVDADVVISNASPVDTMRFLGTDTLPDHYVERRRADVPSLSTLVLYLGLDRDIGAEGWKGHEVFVSDTFDTDADYKAAISGDFANASMVIADYTHTDPGCAPAGKSALVILTLAPWGYADTWGTHGDLDGYRRNPRYRALKGAAGQTLLRRAERLIPGLQDSIEVMEVATPLTNHRYGLATHGSIYGREQTVDNLLVRISPKMPIPNVFLAGAWVGGGGMSAAIGSGRTAAKIVLSRFG
- a CDS encoding ribonuclease gives rise to the protein MNIQFLGATGTVTGSKYLVTAESKRVLVDCGLFQGYKNLRERNWAPLPIDPVSLDAVVLTHAHLDHSGYLPLLIKHGFSGPVFATPATIDLAAILLPDSGHIQEEDAEYANKKKFSKHEPALPLYTEADALAALGSFRPLDFDTRHRFDEDLSFSFLPDGHILGASIVRIESGETTLTFSGDLGRPNDPVMSAPRTGLDTDFLVCESTYGDRIHEHEDAASRLETIINGTVARKGVVLIPSFAVGRAQAVLYAIYTLMEAGRIPRIPVYLNSPMAVKTTDLYLEYPQDHRLTLDQLEGLERDVHMVRSVDESKELNHLEGPGVIVSASGMLTGGRVLHHLRFIAPDERNTLVFVGYQAGGTRGRRILDGEKKVKIHGEWIPIRCRVERIGGLSAHADADEIMQWLRSFERPPKRTFITHGEPDAAEALRVRIRSELGWDVRVPLLDEQDELVESSEP
- the gpr_1 gene encoding L-glyceraldehyde 3-phosphate reductase is translated as MQYTKLGSSGLEVSRIALGCMSYGTPSWRPWVLDAEASKPFFRRAVELGINFFDTADMYSLGVGEEVTGRWVREFAQLDEVVIATKVFFPMSDRPNMGGLSRKHIVQACEASLRRLGVDTIDLYQIHRFDPLTPLEETLAALDHLVHQGKVRYLGASSMYAYQLMRALTLSERRGWAKFVSMQDHYNLAYREEEREMLPLCEEEGLGVIPWSPLARGLLARTRRPETEPATSRSATDVLDRMWYGSPSDLEVVEAVREVAGRRGVAPATIALAWLLSRPAVTAPIIGATKVSHLDDAIAALEIDLDDEEHAALEKPYRPHAVIGMESPKSVTNPH
- the nhaP gene encoding K(+)/H(+) antiporter NhaP — its product is MFDDPIVQLGGIVVLAFAVTWLGERIRVPVILPLLLTGFLIGPAFGLINPDDLMGELLTPSVSIAVGLILFEGGLSLRMREMAGQQRVLWLLVTVGVLITWTIGAVTALAFTDLKPGLAVLLGSILVVSGPTVVGPLLTHVRPRRSVGSILKWESIFIDPIGALVAVVAFEVFLVGRVAATPGEVISQVAQFVFAGVAVGGLMALGAIPALRRHWVPEHLLSLFGVSVALLAFIVADLFAPESGLLATTVLGLVLANHKTIRTEQILQFSEVLRVLLIGVLFIVLSARLSIEQLQVDLTAAVALVLALVLVARPVAVAVATWRSRFPWKERVLLAGVAPRGIVAASIASVFALELQREGIPGGDEITPLVFAVIVATVTIYGLGMGPLARRLGLAERHQEGSLILGAGPVERAIADALADSGVEVVLATTNRDDHVDASMAGRRTYYGNVLARDVDLDLDLSGIGRLLALTPNDDVNTLAAGRYASTFGGAETYQLVPRRRDTGIDSNPASDLGGRLLFGSDWNYNALLHLLENGGEIRRTKLGDGADGLDTSVLSDRVAAVLFVVKLNGKVLVIESGNTRPLRDAAPGDTVISLVPAESDVEA